One Bacillota bacterium genomic window, GCCTGAGGATTGGGTGTGTCCCCTGTGTGGGGCGGGAAAGGACGAGTTTGAGCCGGTAGAATGAAGGGGGTAGGCGGCGGCAAGACAGCCGCGATGCTATGGATATAAAAGCCCTGTGGCAATTGTCCTATGGTCTGTATGTTGTAAGCAGCAAAGGCGATGACGTGATAAACGGGCAGATCGCGAATACAGGTTTTCAGATCACAGCAGAACCGGTCTGTGTGGCAGTGGCGATAAATAAGCAGAACTATACCCACTCCCTCATCAAGGCCAGTGGGTTGTTTACCCTGTCCGTCCTTTCCCTAGATACTCCCATGGAGCTGATTGGCAAGTTTGGCTTTCAATCAGGCCGGGACACGGATAAGTTCGCCGGATTGAACTATGGATTAAGCCCGGCCGGGGTGCCCTATTTGAAGGATTACACCCTGGGCTGGCTCGGTTTGAAGCTGATCGGTCAACACGATTACTACACCCACACCATCTTTGTGGGAGAATTGACCGACGCAGAGGTGTTGATGGAGGGCATACCGTTGACCTATGCCCACTATTACGCGGTGAAGGGTGGCACTGCTCCCAAAACGGCCCCCACATACCGCCAGCCAGAAGAGCGGATTTCCGAGGGAGCCTACCGCTGTACGGTGTGTGGTTACGTTTACAACCCCAAGAATGGGGATCCCGCGGCCAAGATTCCGCCCGGTACGGCTTTCGCTGACTTACCCGAGGATTGGGTATGTCCTGTTTGTAAGGCTAAGAAGGACAAGTTTGAACCTGTTGGGTAAACCTTTGGGGGCCCAGGAAAGTGACTGGGCCCTACTTAACATTACATATGAAGCTGGACACTCCGGAATCTTGTTCAGACGTCCTATGCTTCGGCTGCGGACGCTCTAATGGTAAGAATCGTTGTTTTCCTCTTCAAAGGGCAATTCCCCTTCGTAGTTAGGATACTCGATGAGGTGCCCCTCCCAAGTACGGATTAGCACATGGTCCTTACCCCAGGATACCACGTAGTTAGGCAAGATCGGTGTCTTGCCGTATCCGCCCGGTGCATTGACGATATAGGTGGGGATGGCCATGCCGCTGGTATAACCCCGCAGTTTCTCCATGATCTCGAAGCCTGTTTCCACTTTACAACGAAAATGAGTGGTACCTCGTACGTGTTTGGCATGGAAAATATAATAGGGTCGAACACGAATCCGCAGTAGTTCATGGCACAGTTTTTTCATGACATGGACATCGTTGTTGACCCCATTCAAGAGCACGGCCTGATTGCCTAGGGGGATTCCCTGGCGGCTGAGTCGGTCACAAGCCGTAGCTGCTTCTCTGGTGATCTCCTTAGGATGATTAAAATGCGTATTCAAGAAAACTGGATGATATTTTCCGATAATCTCGCATAGTTGAGGGGTTATCCGTTGGGGCAGTGTGACCGGTGTCCGGGAACCGAGACGGATGATCTCCACATGTTCGATTCCCCGCAGTTCACCCAAGAGCCAGTCCAAAGTCTCATCGGACAGCATCAAAGCGTCGCCACCGGTTAACAGGACATCCCTGATCTCCGGGTTGTCCTTGACATACTGTAGTGCCCGGGCTAAGTCTTCCTTGGTCATGTGGGTGTCCTGTTCTCCGATGAGACGCCGGCGCTGACAATGCCGGCAATACATGGCACACTGGTTGGTTACCTTGATGATTAACCGGTCGGGATAACGCCTGGTGACCCCCGGAACCGGTGAAGTGTACTCTTCGGCCATGGGATCCAATTGACCGACGGGTACTTCCTCCAAGGCCGAGGGGACTGACATCAGCTTGATGGGGTCCCGGGGATCTTCCGGATCGATTAGAGAGGCATAATAAGGAGAGATGCTCCAACGATATTGCTTCCCCACCCGTTCGATGGCCTCTGCTTCCCCATCGGAAAGCCTGATGATCTCCCTCAAGACCTCAACAGATTTGATGCGGTTTCTCATCTGCCAACGCCAATCCTGCCACTGTTCTTCGGTAGCATGCAGGAGTTTCTTGATTCTGGCCTGGTTTTCCCGAATCTGTTCTTCTGCTCGAAAACCAGTGACGATACTCTTTTCCGCCTCCAGATAGTCGGTGATGCGTTCCCGCAGTTGCTTGGCACGTTCTTGAGCAAGTTCCTGAGAACTCTTGTTTCTTGGGTCCATTTTTATGACCTCCCTGCGATGGAGTGTCCAGCTTTGGAACGGTCCCTATTCTAACACAGAGGGACAAACAGGGCAAATTGGGGTAATCTGTACGGGGAAAGTCAACTTTTCTGCGAACCTGCTCTTTTCTAATAACCCTTCCGGTAGATCTCTACGGTGCTTGTCAGTAGGCCTTGACAGGGTGCAAGGCCGCACCGGATTGTCCTTGACACTGGCAAATTCTTGTCGGACAATAGGGTCAAGGAGTGCAGGATTTTGGCCCATAGGTGATAGCGTGACGGTGCGTCTTTTGGTGGATGAGTGGAAATTAAGACATAATGTCTCCCAAATTGCTGCTTTGTGTGCCAAACATGGACTGGAGTTAACGGGGGTTACTAAAGGGTTTGGGAGTCAACCTGAACTTGTTCAAGCCTTCGTTGCTGGTGGGGCCAAGGTCTTGGCCGATTCACGCCTTGACAACTTGGCCCGATTGAGGGACTGTGGTTTCGAGCTTGCCCTCTTGCGGAGTCCGGCCCTAAGCGAAGTCCCAAGGGTGGTCGGCACTGTGGATCTGAGCTTCAATACCGAAGTAGTGGTGCTAAAGGCGCTTAATGACCAAGCTCTAAACGAAGGCAAAAGACACCGGGTGATCCTAATGATCGATTTGGGTGAGGGCCGGGAGGGCATCCCTCCCGAGGAGGCATCCTGGGTGGCGGAACAGGTCCTGAAGATGCCCGGCCTCGGGCTGAGCGGGATTGGGGCCAATTTTACCTGTTTATCTGGCTTACCGCCTACAAAGGCACAGCTGCAGGCCTTAGTGGAGCTTGCCCGGGAGATTCGCCAGCATACTGGTTTTAACTTCCCGGTGGTCTCTGGGGGTAATTCCAGTTCTTTGAAGCTTTTGGAGGCGGGGCAGATTCCCCCGGGGATTACGGAACTGAGGATTGGGGAGACGATCCTCACCGGGTGTTACGTGCCCGAGGGAAACCCGGTACCGTATCTTTATCAGGACGTGTTCACCCTCCAGGCCGAGGTGGTGGAGGTTCGGCCCCGGCGGATCGTGGTGGCCCTCGGCTGGTTGGATGTGGCGGTGGATGGCTTGCGGCCGCGCCAAAGGGGTCTGCAGGTGGTGGGGGCCACCAGTGATCATCTGGTGCTGGAACCATTGGAAACCACCTCGGTGCAGGTGGGAGATTTCCTTTCCTTTTCCTTGAATTACGAAGCATTGGCCCGGGTTGCCGGGGCTAGGTGCTCTATCCAGAGGACTGTCGATGCGGAGAAAGAAGAATGAACGGAGGTACTGGGATGCGGATCGCGATCCTTGGTGGCGGCGATGAGGTGGGAGCGAGCTGCCTCCATATAGATCTTGGGGAATGCAAAGTCTTGGTGGATGGTGGTGTCCGTCTAGGGGG contains:
- the eam gene encoding glutamate 2,3-aminomutase, which gives rise to MDPRNKSSQELAQERAKQLRERITDYLEAEKSIVTGFRAEEQIRENQARIKKLLHATEEQWQDWRWQMRNRIKSVEVLREIIRLSDGEAEAIERVGKQYRWSISPYYASLIDPEDPRDPIKLMSVPSALEEVPVGQLDPMAEEYTSPVPGVTRRYPDRLIIKVTNQCAMYCRHCQRRRLIGEQDTHMTKEDLARALQYVKDNPEIRDVLLTGGDALMLSDETLDWLLGELRGIEHVEIIRLGSRTPVTLPQRITPQLCEIIGKYHPVFLNTHFNHPKEITREAATACDRLSRQGIPLGNQAVLLNGVNNDVHVMKKLCHELLRIRVRPYYIFHAKHVRGTTHFRCKVETGFEIMEKLRGYTSGMAIPTYIVNAPGGYGKTPILPNYVVSWGKDHVLIRTWEGHLIEYPNYEGELPFEEENNDSYH
- a CDS encoding High molecular weight rubredoxin, giving the protein MDIKALWQLSYGLYVVSSKGDDVINGQIANTGFQITAEPVCVAVAINKQNYTHSLIKASGLFTLSVLSLDTPMELIGKFGFQSGRDTDKFAGLNYGLSPAGVPYLKDYTLGWLGLKLIGQHDYYTHTIFVGELTDAEVLMEGIPLTYAHYYAVKGGTAPKTAPTYRQPEERISEGAYRCTVCGYVYNPKNGDPAAKIPPGTAFADLPEDWVCPVCKAKKDKFEPVG